One part of the Nostoc sp. PCC 7120 = FACHB-418 genome encodes these proteins:
- a CDS encoding class I SAM-dependent methyltransferase, with protein sequence MDKKSKPDWAGESLLSNFVNLLIQTKPIYGVMKQQARQVLIKTAEKNGIPWRKNYEALQVSPAKKLLAAVTNPHVIYPDYYKVPFHAYTEGNLCWDAAFETESATYAMALRVWPQENLTWEAAHARLRGTFHDALETYAPQQVRDILDIGCSVGVSTLALHRYYQRRERYPVRTVGLDLSPYMLAVAKTRDVNSEISEWLHARAENTGLPDKSFDLVTIQFVTHELPGYVSQEIFAEAKRLLRPGGYIALVDNNPRSPVIQNLPPVLFTLMKSTEPWSDDYYTFDIEAALQAVGFAPPITVPSDPRHRTIIARKPD encoded by the coding sequence CTGGTGAAAGTTTACTCTCCAATTTCGTGAATTTGTTGATTCAAACTAAACCCATTTATGGGGTGATGAAACAGCAGGCTAGACAAGTCCTCATCAAAACGGCTGAGAAAAACGGTATTCCCTGGCGGAAAAACTACGAAGCACTCCAAGTATCACCTGCAAAAAAACTGCTGGCGGCGGTGACTAACCCTCATGTGATTTATCCCGACTACTATAAAGTACCCTTTCACGCTTATACGGAAGGTAATTTATGCTGGGACGCTGCTTTTGAAACTGAATCAGCTACCTATGCAATGGCGTTGCGGGTATGGCCTCAAGAAAACCTAACTTGGGAAGCCGCTCATGCTAGGCTCAGAGGCACTTTTCATGACGCTTTAGAAACATACGCTCCCCAGCAGGTTAGAGATATTTTAGATATTGGTTGCTCGGTTGGTGTTTCTACCTTGGCGCTGCATCGTTATTACCAACGCCGGGAAAGGTATCCAGTCAGGACTGTGGGTTTGGATTTATCGCCCTATATGCTAGCTGTAGCTAAAACTAGGGATGTTAATAGTGAAATATCTGAATGGCTTCATGCTAGGGCCGAAAACACAGGCTTACCCGATAAATCTTTTGATTTGGTTACTATCCAGTTTGTTACCCATGAACTTCCTGGCTACGTCAGTCAGGAAATTTTCGCCGAAGCCAAACGGTTATTACGTCCTGGTGGTTATATTGCTCTAGTTGATAATAACCCGCGATCGCCTGTCATCCAAAATCTCCCCCCCGTCCTCTTCACTCTCATGAAAAGTACTGAGCCGTGGAGTGATGACTACTACACCTTTGACATCGAAGCCGCGCTACAAGCCGTAGGTTTTGCACCACCAATCACAGTCCCCAGCGACCCCCGACACCGGACAATTATTGCGAGGAAACCAGATTAG